One window of Leifsonia sp. AK011 genomic DNA carries:
- a CDS encoding ion transporter: MTSEEDSRTTARPGLFSDTEVTLPAYRIQWLAKLMYGNAFEIVVIAVIIANAVSLGILTFQDVAPSVVAVAQAIDLFAIIFYSIELLLRIISYGTKPWMFFCNPWNVFDFLVVLLIPFLSNGTVVFRLVRLMRILRIFRFLPEARILMLSMVKSVAPLANLAVLIGFLMFIYAMAGVYLFGAADPDRWGNLGTAFLTLTVMLTLENFPDAFLSGLDITPFALLYFLSYMFFIVFTVLNVLIGIVLNAMDQAREEVAKNPAPGSGAASVSPHEEELEALRTRLAELEAGYKVSPDHLRRIREELDRLATG; encoded by the coding sequence ATGACCTCTGAGGAAGATTCCCGAACTACCGCTCGTCCCGGCCTCTTCAGCGACACCGAGGTGACGCTCCCCGCGTACCGCATCCAGTGGCTCGCGAAGCTCATGTACGGCAACGCATTTGAGATCGTCGTTATTGCCGTCATCATCGCCAACGCGGTCTCGCTGGGCATCCTGACGTTCCAGGATGTCGCGCCCTCCGTCGTCGCGGTCGCCCAGGCCATCGACCTCTTCGCGATCATCTTCTACTCGATCGAGTTGCTGCTGCGCATCATCTCCTATGGGACGAAGCCGTGGATGTTCTTCTGCAACCCGTGGAACGTGTTCGACTTCCTCGTGGTGCTGCTGATCCCGTTCCTCAGCAACGGCACCGTGGTCTTCCGTCTCGTGCGCCTCATGCGCATCCTGCGGATCTTCCGCTTCCTGCCTGAGGCGCGCATCCTCATGCTCTCGATGGTCAAGTCGGTGGCGCCGCTCGCCAACCTCGCGGTGCTCATCGGGTTCCTCATGTTCATCTACGCGATGGCCGGTGTGTACCTCTTCGGTGCGGCCGACCCGGATCGGTGGGGCAACCTGGGCACCGCCTTTCTCACGCTCACGGTGATGCTCACGCTCGAGAACTTTCCCGACGCGTTTCTCAGCGGCCTCGACATCACGCCGTTCGCGCTCCTCTACTTCCTCTCGTACATGTTCTTCATCGTGTTCACGGTGCTCAATGTGCTGATCGGCATCGTGCTCAACGCCATGGACCAGGCTCGGGAGGAGGTCGCGAAGAATCCTGCGCCGGGGAGCGGGGCGGCATCCGTCAGCCCCCACGAGGAGGAACTCGAGGCACTGCGTACGAGGCTCGCCGAGCTGGAGGCCGGCTACAAGGTCTCGCCTGACCACCTGCGACGCATTCGTGAGGAGCTCGATCGCCTCGCGACGGGATGA
- a CDS encoding MFS transporter, with protein sequence MRTFAQILVNTALANITTSYLWFALTFWVYLETRSVLATGIIGGAYMLLVAIFSMVFGTIVDRHRKHAVMLFAGTVTLAAFAVAGVIYLLFPESTLLSLGSPMFWLFAGIILFGAVVENMRNIALSTTVTLLVKEDRRANANGLVGTVQGVAFMVTSVFSGLSIGLLGMGWTLLIAIALTAVALVHLLFLRIPEEQPEVSERAPFIDLRGSITAVRAATGLFALIIFSTFNNFIGGVYMALMDPYGLELFPVELWGIVLGVTSTGFIVGGLFIAKFGLGTNPIKTMLLLVILMGLLGATFTIREFWWLYAAGIFVYMAIIPAVEAAEQTVIQKVVPFATQGRVFGFAQAFESAAAPITAFLIAPIAEFIIIPFMDTDAGRSTFGWLLGEGEARGIALVFLIAGLVMVLAAALAFLTKSYRRISAQYAGQTESVMPEESPQVYEA encoded by the coding sequence ATGCGCACCTTCGCGCAGATCCTCGTCAACACCGCGCTCGCCAACATCACCACGAGCTACCTCTGGTTCGCGCTGACGTTCTGGGTCTACCTCGAGACCCGCTCCGTGCTCGCCACGGGCATCATCGGCGGCGCGTACATGCTGCTCGTCGCGATCTTCTCCATGGTCTTCGGCACGATTGTCGACCGGCACCGCAAGCACGCCGTCATGCTGTTCGCCGGCACCGTCACGCTCGCGGCGTTCGCGGTGGCCGGCGTTATCTACCTACTCTTCCCGGAGAGTACCCTGCTCAGTCTCGGCAGCCCGATGTTCTGGCTCTTCGCTGGCATCATTCTCTTCGGTGCCGTGGTCGAGAACATGCGCAACATCGCGCTCTCCACCACGGTCACCCTCCTCGTGAAGGAGGACCGCCGCGCCAACGCGAACGGACTCGTCGGCACGGTGCAGGGTGTCGCCTTCATGGTCACGAGCGTGTTCAGCGGCCTCTCGATCGGACTGCTCGGGATGGGCTGGACCCTCCTCATCGCGATCGCCCTCACCGCGGTGGCCCTGGTGCACCTGCTCTTCCTGCGCATCCCGGAGGAGCAGCCGGAGGTCTCCGAGCGCGCGCCGTTCATCGACCTCCGCGGCAGCATCACCGCTGTCCGCGCCGCGACCGGCCTGTTCGCCCTCATCATCTTCTCGACGTTCAACAACTTCATCGGTGGCGTGTACATGGCGCTCATGGACCCCTACGGCCTCGAGCTGTTCCCGGTGGAGCTGTGGGGCATCGTGCTGGGCGTGACATCCACCGGCTTCATCGTGGGTGGCCTGTTCATCGCCAAGTTCGGCCTCGGCACGAATCCCATCAAGACGATGCTGCTGCTCGTGATCCTCATGGGCCTGCTCGGTGCGACCTTCACGATCCGCGAGTTCTGGTGGCTGTACGCCGCGGGCATCTTCGTCTACATGGCGATCATCCCGGCGGTCGAGGCGGCGGAGCAGACGGTCATCCAGAAGGTCGTTCCGTTCGCGACCCAGGGGCGCGTGTTCGGGTTCGCGCAGGCGTTCGAGTCGGCGGCCGCGCCCATCACGGCCTTCCTCATCGCCCCGATCGCCGAGTTCATCATCATCCCGTTCATGGACACGGATGCCGGGCGCTCCACCTTCGGCTGGCTGCTGGGTGAGGGCGAGGCCCGCGGCATTGCTCTCGTGTTCCTCATCGCAGGGCTCGTGATGGTGCTCGCCGCAGCGCTCGCCTTCCTGACCAAGTCGTACCGACGCATCTCGGCCCAGTACGCGGGTCAGACCGAATCGGTGATGCCCGAGGAATCGCCGCAGGTTTACGAGGCATAG
- a CDS encoding RimK family alpha-L-glutamate ligase, translated as MKLAILSRAPRSYSTQRLRAAAEQRGHDVRVLNTLRFAIDLSGPDPDLQYRGNPLSDYDAILPRIGASITYFGTAVVRQFEQMDVYTPNTSNGISNARDKLRATQILSRHNIAMPATAFVRNRADVRPAIERVGGAPVVIKLLEGTQGIGVILAPEVKVAEAIIETLHSTNQNVLIQRFVSESRGRDIRALVVGDRVVAAMRRTANGDEFRSNVHRGGSVEAVALAPEFEAAAVRSAQIMGLRVAGVDMLEGSDGPLVMEVNSSPGLGGIEAATQLDVAGAIVDYIANQVAFPEIDVRQRLSVSTGYGVAELLVHNNGDFVGQTLGESGLWERDITVLTVHRGASVIPNPRKNVVLEAGDRLLCFGKLEEMRSMIPERRRRRAKVRKLPAEAMPAE; from the coding sequence ATGAAACTCGCGATCCTGTCGCGCGCGCCGCGCTCGTACTCGACCCAGCGACTGCGCGCCGCCGCCGAGCAGCGCGGCCACGACGTCCGGGTGCTGAACACCCTGCGCTTCGCGATCGACCTCTCCGGCCCCGATCCCGACCTGCAGTACCGCGGCAACCCGCTGAGCGACTACGACGCGATCCTGCCCCGCATCGGCGCCTCGATCACCTACTTCGGCACGGCCGTCGTGCGCCAGTTCGAGCAGATGGACGTCTACACGCCCAACACCTCCAACGGCATCTCGAACGCGCGGGACAAGCTGCGGGCGACGCAGATCCTGTCCCGCCACAACATCGCCATGCCTGCGACCGCGTTCGTGCGCAACCGTGCGGATGTCAGGCCCGCGATCGAGCGCGTCGGCGGCGCGCCCGTCGTCATCAAGTTGCTCGAGGGCACCCAGGGCATCGGCGTGATCCTGGCCCCGGAGGTGAAGGTCGCGGAAGCCATCATCGAGACACTGCACTCCACCAACCAGAATGTGCTGATCCAGCGGTTCGTGAGTGAGAGCAGGGGGCGTGACATCCGCGCGCTCGTCGTCGGTGACCGGGTTGTCGCGGCGATGCGACGCACAGCGAACGGCGACGAGTTCCGGTCGAACGTGCATCGCGGCGGCTCGGTGGAGGCCGTCGCGCTCGCGCCGGAGTTCGAGGCCGCTGCCGTGCGCTCGGCCCAGATCATGGGCCTCCGGGTCGCGGGCGTCGACATGCTGGAGGGCTCCGACGGGCCGCTGGTCATGGAGGTCAACTCCTCCCCCGGCCTCGGCGGCATCGAGGCGGCGACCCAGCTGGATGTCGCGGGTGCGATCGTCGACTACATCGCGAACCAGGTGGCGTTCCCCGAGATCGATGTGCGCCAGCGACTCAGCGTGTCCACGGGCTACGGCGTCGCGGAGCTCCTCGTGCACAACAACGGCGACTTCGTCGGGCAGACCCTTGGCGAATCGGGGCTGTGGGAGCGCGACATCACGGTGTTGACCGTGCACCGCGGGGCATCCGTCATCCCGAACCCGCGCAAGAACGTCGTGCTCGAGGCCGGTGACCGCCTGCTGTGCTTCGGCAAGCTCGAGGAGATGCGCTCGATGATCCCCGAGCGCCGACGCCGACGCGCGAAGGTGCGCAAGCTGCCGGCGGAGGCCATGCCCGCAGAGTGA
- a CDS encoding DMT family transporter, with product MLTVIVGLTSALVYGAADFLGGLAAKRLSAITVTAIVALSGLVVVVVVGLPIVGGVWSPEAVLLGALSGVAGAVAIGLLYACLAIGPMSILSPLTAVVSAIVPLTIGLLGGERLGTLGYIALGLALVAIVLVGFTPPGRGELVRNAVKPSLTGVLMAVGSGTAIGIFLIIIDETPDDSGIVPLVANRATNSAIMFTLVGVLALIASRRGKPRGSVVPTALWLAIAGGVLDAAANTGLLFGVRLGELSVIAVLTALYPAGTIILAAIVLKERIAVLQYVGLVLAIVAGAMLALA from the coding sequence ATGCTCACCGTCATCGTCGGACTCACCTCCGCGCTCGTCTACGGCGCGGCCGACTTCCTCGGTGGGCTCGCGGCGAAGCGCCTCAGCGCGATCACGGTCACGGCGATCGTCGCACTGTCCGGGCTTGTGGTGGTTGTCGTGGTCGGCCTGCCCATCGTGGGCGGCGTGTGGTCCCCGGAGGCCGTGCTGCTGGGGGCGCTGTCGGGTGTGGCGGGGGCCGTGGCGATCGGCCTGCTGTACGCGTGCCTCGCGATCGGGCCGATGAGCATCCTCTCCCCGCTCACCGCCGTCGTGAGTGCGATCGTTCCGCTGACGATCGGGCTGCTCGGCGGCGAACGCCTCGGAACCCTCGGCTACATCGCACTCGGCCTCGCGCTGGTGGCGATCGTGCTCGTCGGGTTCACGCCCCCCGGCAGGGGCGAACTCGTGCGCAACGCCGTCAAGCCGAGCCTCACCGGCGTGCTCATGGCCGTCGGGTCGGGCACGGCGATCGGCATCTTCCTCATCATCATCGACGAGACCCCGGATGACTCGGGCATAGTGCCCCTCGTCGCCAATCGCGCCACGAACTCGGCCATCATGTTCACGCTGGTGGGAGTCCTCGCCCTTATCGCGTCGCGCCGTGGCAAGCCTCGCGGCAGCGTCGTACCCACCGCACTCTGGCTCGCGATCGCGGGAGGCGTGCTCGATGCCGCGGCGAACACCGGCCTGCTCTTCGGGGTGCGGTTGGGCGAGCTCTCGGTGATCGCGGTGCTGACCGCCCTGTACCCGGCTGGCACGATCATCCTCGCGGCTATCGTGCTCAAGGAGCGCATCGCGGTGCTGCAGTACGTGGGCCTGGTGCTCGCGATCGTGGCGGGAGCGATGCTCGCGCTCGCCTGA
- a CDS encoding RimK/LysX family protein translates to MSKTPHSNTLAGWREWVQLPDVGIPWVKAKLDTGARTSSLHAFNKTVFERDGIDWVRFTVRPWQESTEDEVVVECPVHDRRRVRSSSGHVQERLVVMMKVVLVGRTVEAEVTLSNRDQMGFRMLIGREALRRGFVVASGQSFLGGRAPKATRRRNRGRVG, encoded by the coding sequence GTGAGTAAGACACCCCATTCAAACACCCTCGCGGGGTGGCGGGAATGGGTGCAATTGCCGGATGTCGGCATCCCCTGGGTCAAGGCGAAACTCGACACCGGGGCGCGCACGTCGTCGCTCCACGCGTTCAACAAAACGGTCTTCGAGCGTGACGGAATCGACTGGGTGCGCTTCACAGTTCGACCCTGGCAGGAGTCCACGGAGGACGAGGTCGTCGTCGAGTGCCCGGTGCACGACAGGCGCAGGGTGCGCAGCTCGTCCGGTCACGTCCAGGAGCGACTCGTTGTGATGATGAAGGTGGTGCTCGTGGGTCGTACGGTCGAGGCCGAGGTCACCCTGAGCAACCGCGACCAGATGGGGTTTCGGATGCTCATCGGGCGTGAAGCACTGCGGCGCGGCTTCGTCGTGGCATCCGGTCAGTCGTTCCTCGGTGGGCGGGCGCCCAAGGCGACGCGGCGACGTAACCGCGGTCGCGTGGGGTGA
- a CDS encoding type II toxin-antitoxin system HipA family toxin — translation MPEESLEVSLYGTVIGELVRGRGGADFRWSDAAERRWGLNSAVLSRSLLVGTTNRGQAESFFGALLPEGMHLDRLAKEAKVASDDLVGLLEHVGADLAGALRIGRPRDATEPDRLSEREVSLLLDTASGFLVGGGGTALPGFQRKLTLTRRDGSWWRGNGSIASTHILKPVLTEHRSAVEGEAYLLAIGRELGLVTYESWTERIGDRFVLVVERYDRRQQGDDIVRLHQEDTGQALGLPWGGSEKFEQNDSRASLVSVAGLLDTGRTVFSPGRPDAEKLLRYTVLTVAGGNTDAHAKNFSLLHADDGSTELAPYYDAAPLALAYDGTQTLAMRVNGVSQLPDVTRDDLVEEAAGWGLADARPIVDETLEAIIAATRSLEAHASIAAHVPGYVRGQAQNLLDGRPARIPSAVPLLTLEHLGS, via the coding sequence ATGCCTGAGGAGTCGCTCGAGGTCTCCCTCTACGGCACGGTGATCGGTGAGCTCGTGCGCGGTCGGGGCGGAGCCGATTTCCGTTGGTCAGATGCCGCCGAGCGACGCTGGGGACTGAACTCCGCGGTACTCAGCCGATCCCTCCTGGTTGGTACTACCAACCGCGGCCAGGCCGAGTCCTTCTTCGGTGCCCTGCTCCCCGAAGGAATGCACCTCGACCGTCTTGCCAAGGAGGCGAAGGTCGCGAGCGACGATCTCGTCGGGCTTCTCGAGCACGTCGGCGCGGACCTCGCTGGCGCCCTGCGGATCGGTCGACCCCGGGATGCCACCGAGCCGGACCGCCTTTCGGAGCGCGAGGTCAGCCTCCTGCTCGACACGGCGTCCGGTTTCCTCGTGGGCGGGGGCGGTACTGCTCTCCCGGGCTTCCAGCGCAAGCTCACGCTCACCCGTCGCGACGGATCATGGTGGCGCGGGAACGGTTCCATCGCTTCGACGCACATCCTCAAGCCTGTGCTCACCGAGCACCGGTCAGCGGTGGAGGGCGAGGCCTACCTGCTTGCGATCGGCCGGGAGCTGGGCCTCGTCACGTACGAGTCGTGGACGGAGAGGATCGGCGATCGTTTTGTGCTCGTCGTGGAGCGCTACGACCGGAGGCAGCAGGGGGACGACATCGTGCGACTCCACCAGGAGGACACGGGGCAGGCACTCGGCCTCCCGTGGGGTGGTAGCGAGAAGTTCGAGCAGAACGACAGCCGGGCATCCCTCGTGTCCGTCGCGGGCCTTCTCGACACCGGGCGCACCGTGTTCTCGCCGGGCCGACCCGACGCCGAGAAGCTCCTGCGATACACGGTGCTCACCGTCGCCGGCGGGAACACGGACGCCCATGCCAAGAATTTCTCGCTGTTGCACGCGGACGACGGCTCTACCGAACTGGCGCCGTACTACGACGCCGCCCCCCTCGCCCTGGCCTACGACGGCACGCAGACGCTCGCCATGCGCGTGAACGGGGTCAGCCAACTGCCCGACGTCACGCGCGACGACCTCGTGGAGGAGGCCGCGGGATGGGGGCTGGCGGATGCTCGACCCATCGTCGACGAGACGCTCGAGGCCATCATCGCCGCGACCAGAAGCCTCGAGGCTCACGCGTCCATCGCCGCTCACGTGCCGGGCTACGTGAGGGGGCAGGCGCAGAACCTCCTCGATGGTCGGCCCGCGCGAATCCCCTCCGCCGTGCCTCTCCTCACACTGGAGCACCTTGGGAGCTGA
- a CDS encoding helix-turn-helix transcriptional regulator, with translation MRAVVRTPPDLGRLVKRLRESHGLSQRELADRLGTSQRYIYELEAGKPKMADDRYFELLALLGITLTAEAPDA, from the coding sequence ATGAGAGCAGTCGTGAGAACGCCGCCCGACCTCGGCCGACTGGTCAAACGACTCCGCGAATCCCACGGGCTGAGCCAGCGTGAACTCGCGGATCGGCTTGGCACATCGCAGCGCTATATCTACGAGCTCGAAGCGGGCAAACCCAAGATGGCGGACGACCGGTACTTCGAGCTGCTCGCGCTCCTCGGCATCACGCTCACCGCGGAAGCGCCGGATGCCTGA